The genomic segment ACACGGGGGGCTTCCAGAAGACAGAGCTCGGGAAGTAGTGCACTTCCTCAAAACCATAGATCTAGATCACAGATACAGTAGGTTTCAGAGGGCAAAAGCAGCAATGACGTTATTACAACAGTGAGAGGCAGCGACGCaccaaacagaagaagaagaagaagaagaaggggaagaaggagaagaagaagaagaggaagaggaggaagaggaggagcatgCGCATGCGCTGTGGGCTGTGGGCTGTGACGTGTCGAGCGACCGTTGAAATTCAGATTGAACCGGGAGAGCACCGTCGGTAAATCACAACCCAGAGTGAGTCCTTCTAACCAAAACCTTCTGCGAACACTAGTGGGTTTACGGACGGAGACGGTGCGGGTCTGCGCTGTTTCCAAGCCTGACAAAGCCGGGACCTTAAGTGCTAGCGTTAGCTGACGTTAGCTGTTGTAAAGGAGCTCACTCCTGTAACCAGCCTTCGGTAGATCCGAACCCAGTCAGCATCAACTTCTGTACAGGGTGTCGCGTCGACAAGTCAGTTTTATGGCCGTTTGGGGTCTGTCGCGCTAATGATAGATAATCGACCACTGCTCTTTACTCTGGTGTTAACATTACGCCATTCCGTCTTCATCTACTGTTTCCCGTCCCCCCAGAACAGCGTTGCATGGTGGAAGGTGTAGCAGCAGGGGCGACTCAGATATGTCGCCTCGTAGATACAAGGTGCTCCCAGGTTTATTACATGTAGGAACCCCAGGAATGACCGAATCTCGAGTCCCGTCCTGCTCGCTCCGCATCAACTCACCTGGGACCTCCCAGTCCATGTGTGTACGGTCCGGAGAGACGACCACCAACCCAGGGGGCTTGGATGGTGTTTGTGTCCCGATCAAATCgggaagaaaaaccaaaaagccGGCCTGTACAGTGCAGGAGGAAGGAGCCAGccgttatttttttaaaacagatctTTGTATAAAGTtctgatttttgaaatgttttttttttttttttttttgtaactgttgAGTATATTTTTAATGATAGACCAAAGTTCCtttcatctgctgctgttttttgttctgGGAAATTCACCAAGCAACTGTAAAGTGTAAGAcgctgttttcaaaaaaagtgacTGTCTCCCTTTTCCAGGAACATGAGTGAGCTGGAGGATATCAGCCACCACATTCATGACCGGTTATCAGCCTTACAACGCGTGCTGGATCTGTCGGCCGCCGGTATGACATCGATTTGTATGAGACAAGACTGGTACCTTTGGGGGTTCCTCAGTTCCATAGCTATGTGAAGATGTAGCGGCATGTCATAAAACGGGTCACTgtggtccctttttttttctatccccACATTTAGAATTGCCTCAAAATAAGATAAAGAAACTCGGGCAAGAACTCTTTGCTCTGGAGAGACTTTTGGAGGAGTTTGAAAACTGCGTTGGCCGACAGAAGGAGCAGCTGAAGCATCTGAAGGTAAACTGGAGGCCTGCAGTTTATACGGCTAATGCTAGTGTCAGATCGGCACTTCACGCAGCTGCCTCACCGTAAAATTCATCCAGTCGTGCACCACAAGCAGCCACAACCTGTCCAGTACTGGATGTTTGAGGCCAATATTTATGTTTAACCAAATTGGTTGATATTAATTAAATGCATAACATATGCATTCTGGATAAATATCTATTAAATGTGGTTAGCAAAGAATTGTGACTAAAATGTTTAGTGAGCAGGACATTTCAGAgtgtaaaaatcaacttgtcagaGCTCTCCCCCCTGCACTCTCGTGGTGGGGTCTTCCGTAGTTCGTCATTATCatatcatttcaaattaaatgtgccGAAGCTCGGAGCGcgaggaacaaaaaaaagtgtaactggACTGCACTTAATGATAAAGCATGATGAAGcacaaaaagtgtttgtttgtgtttcaggaaCTTGAGGAGTTATTCCAGAAGGATGAGAAGGATGTCCATCACATGAAGGACAACATACCTGCACACATGCCCAGGAAGAAAGGCTCAGCAAAGTGAGgacacaatgtgttttatttttctaatgttttgtataaaatcattggaagattaattgataatgaaaacgaCCATTATTTTCAGTCCTGCTAAAGACTGAAATAAAGTTGGGCAACATGTCATATGCTACAGAGACATAGTATAACCTGGTTTCTACATCGGCCAAGCTGTTATATTTATGTAGCCCAAAATCCCAAATCCCTTAGAGTTCTGCAGTCTGAATAACAAAAGTGTGTCCTGCCTTTAGGCCCTCAatcccaaaaagaaaaaagccagaaaaactcttttaacaggaaaaaagcCCTTGAACCCCGGGGAGAACAACAGAAGACGGTTCCTTCCTCCAGGACAGATAGACATGGAATAGATATTGTACGCACAGAAGACACAGAAATCAAAATCACAATATAGAGAAACAGAATGTCAGTCTTAAGGAATTAAATTACATACGGTATAATGAGAAACTATGAAGTTAGTTTCAAGGTTGTTGGAGTGAAGACTGTGGATCAAAAAGATGCCAAGCAACTTCCAAGAAGACAACACCTTAGAAGAGCTCATCAGAATATATGGACAGATAAAACAACAGCTTAGTCAGAAAAGCTACAGATTTGTATTAACTTAACGGAATAATTCACCACAATGAATTTTAACTTGTGCTCTCACTGTCATGTCGGCTGAAACACTTGTGAAGTTTGAAAGGAACAAGCTGCCTTCCTCCccggcatttttttttttttcttttttggactATTCGGGTATCGGAGCAACCTTTCATGGTGCAAATAGTAAATAAGCTTTCAGCTCTGAATGACCTCTGTCTAATGTTCCTCTCGTCTCTCAGTGGAAATGAACCTGTAATGACCCAGAATGACGCGGCAGGTCATCAGCTTGCCCAaccagaaaatgtcaaaaagaccAGCAAAAGCTACGTCAGAGAGATGGAGTTTATCACCACGCCAGAGTTTGAGAGCATCCCCCAGTAAGTATCCCTCACTGATATCCAACATGGTATGATACGATGAGGTTTTTGGGAAATACTGAATCAGTGCGGCAACAGTTTGCTGCATATTAATCTAATGGATAAGACAAGGAGACAAGTGATGAGTGTAGTATGAATAACAGTACGAAGAAAACACATTGCATGTATCAGTCCCTGGAATTTACGATCCTTGCCAATGATGAATGTTGCTTAAGCTCTAAATGTAACCAATTGTGATATGTTATTTTCTAAGAGTTTAGGTTTTTCAATTCCTGCTGTCATTCctaaaaatatgtttggttCAGAAGACTGCTGATCAGGTTAACCAATCACCACGCTTTCCTGCATAAAATAGTCCGACACGGTATGGGTTAAGGAATTAAAGTACATACGGTATTATTAACCTCGGTAGTTGTGTAAAAACTCCTAATAGAATAATTTATAAGCCTTGTCCAGTTTATTCCCTTTAATGCAAGAATGAATCTCCACAATCCTCAAAACAGAACCCATGTTTAATTTTAGCATGGGCAAAAGACAAGTAGAAAACACTCTACTGCTATCTGTTTTGATTGTGACAGTGCGTCCTgtagtataaaatggaaattgttATAGATGTCAGCTTCCTATTTCTGGTTATCTGAAAACGGTCTATAGGCAGCAGCCGAGAGCAGTGCTTCAGAGAGCTGGCCTAAGATTTTTCTCGGGATACCAGCCTACAGTGTGAAGCCAGTCTACACAGTGATAATGGTAGGTCAGCAGCACAGAAAGCAAGCGGACACTTGCTGTCAGTACTGGCAACCGCCAGGCAACAGTCCACCAGCTCACAGCACCAGTAACTCAGGGGAAAAGTTGAAGCTTGTCCCCCGAGCTGCTCAGCAAGCTAGCTATTTGACAGCACGTTGCAAATCAACCGGCTGACAGTGTCCCAGACCAGATAAGACAGGCAACCAAAAAGGTAGACAGTGGTCTAGAGGCAGCTGATGGCTTCAAAAGAGCGTGGGATCATAAAAAGTAGCAACCCAAAAATGTGTAAGTATGCGTTTTAGAGGTAAAAGGATCAGTTCGTCTTCATCGTGCGATCACTGAAGTGACAGTTAGCTCTAAGTAGGAGGGAGTCACTTGATAAACGTATCTGATGGCCTGTCCACAGGGAGCATTTCAgcagtgtttttcagttgtccGTCTGATGGCTGATGGAAAGAATACACTCCCGTTTTAATCAGTCCAGCTGTCCACAAAGCTGTGTCACGACTGTTGTTTTACTCATGCTATATGCTCCAACACGAACTGAAGCAAACTTTTACCACTCGAGTCTATTTTTCCGCATCTACGGTGATGCTTTGTTGGGCTCTGAATGCTTCCAAAACACACGTGACAAAGTCAACGCCTGAACGCCTCCTTTGTGGACGCAAATGGAGCTGCAGAGCTGCCAACAACTTTTTTTAGTCCTAAGTGGGTACCTTAGAGACGTCTTTAGTGTCATTCTTACAAGGGTGGTCATTAGGGCCCAAACCATTATGCAGGAGACGGGGATATAGGAGAGGCAAACATTGGACTTTTGGACTCTCAGTGAAATCGTGTGGCTTAAGAACACTTGTGCTTCACACATTTTggactgatttgtttttattaacctATTGTGTAACTGTCAAAGCTTATATATACAATGTCCACAAAACGGTTTTGAGGTCTGTCTAAAGAAACAAGCTAGAGCAATGGACAATCAGAATCTTTCCAAAACAGTTGAAtctgtgacatttcaaagtGAGATTTCTGCCTTGAGTTTTAAAAGCACTCATTTCCACACGTGCATGGATCTCTGTGGACAAACTGCAAAGTTGATGTCGTGTCGTGTCGTTCCATAAATTCAGAGGGTTTCTCGTCTTCCGCACCGTTCGCACTTTACATCCCAGACACGGCTCTCCTCTACGCTCTGACACCTGGATTGACTATGATCAGCTGTATAACAGGCTAACTCCTTTTTAATGTCGTGAACATGACTAGTTTTTTAGAATGTGATCTAGCATGCGTTAGTTtagacctttttcttttccaattaTTATAGTATGAAGTTGGCCATATCCCCCAGATCTACATGTGAATATAAATTgataaaaagtttgtttgtttgtttttttttttcttctctcaggtACATGAAAGGACGTGTATCATACGAACAACTTAATGCTGCGGTGCAGAGTAttaacacagctgcagcagccaagTACAAGATCCTCCATCAGTCGTTGAAAACGCTGAACAATCATGCACGAAAGTTGCACCAGCGCTTCAAGGACCAGGAGACGAAAGATACAAAAGGTACGCTGACAGCAGCTGTCACGTTTTGTGACTGGTGGATTTTGCATCTCATCTGGTAGGACAACGTGTTGGCATTGCATAGTGTCTCCTCAGTGCTCAAACCTAGGTTCTGAGCTGAATTAATTCTGACGTGACATTGGGATCTGATCCCGTACATCAATATACCAGTGCACTTAGTTATCaccatttttgtttcatattggGAACTGTGAATGTAACACCCCCTAGTGTAAATGTTCgttattcattcattatgttcagcagcagagaaagaaagaaaactcaAGCTCattgaaaaaacaagcaaatctTAATCTTCAATTTGACAACACATATACCACCGTGTGAAAAATGCACTGCAAATAGATAAAACATTCATCAATTTGACGACGTATACGTGTTATACTATAAAGAAACACTGCAAGTGGTACGCAAGAACACAAAACTGAGCTGCAACACGCAAGGAGTTTTCAGAGGACACTAAAATCGAATGAAGGCTAATCCCAGTTTCAGACAGTGTCCCTAGTGACGCTGCAGTGTTTGTCCTAGGATGGTGTTGTTGCACCAGCGGTGACAGATGAGCACTTGTGTGCacaatgtttggttttttttcctagcGCAGGTTTGAAAACGTGCGTGTGCTCGCAAAGCGCGTCCGCACATGTCACCCGTGTTTACATCCAATCGCTGTTAGCTAGCGGCTAGCTAGCTGTCATTCGCTCTTAACTGTTGGTTTTTTCCAGAATTAACTTGCTTCACCACACTGTTCTATTGTCAGAACTAAGACTGGTAGTTTAAAAAGCTCACCATATTTAAGTAATGATAACTCACATTTACGTCATTTCTTTAAGGGAATCCTTTCCAAATAATATGTAACGTTAATATCTCTGTGAGGGCAGCTGTCAGTTGAGAGCCTCTCCTTTTGTGGTCTGAAGAAAACCCTAAACAACTTCAAATCTGGAACATGGACACAAAATTAGGTCAAGTTTAAAGTTCTCCGGCACTGTGCCGAAATTCTGGCGCGGGGCCATTGTAGATTCGAAAAATAGATAATTACTGTAGAACTCTATGGAAAatattcttttgtatttttttttaactgtctcaTAGCAAGAATAttgctgtatttgtttgtatacAGTCATAAGGAACCCTGTATTTTGTATTGAGAAAGTAGACCTACTTTAAGAATAAGAACCTTTGTTTACACTCCGGCTCAGCCAAGTGCCAGCTCAGTAATGCACATGACCGCGCTAGTTAGCGCTGCAACGAAGGggctatttgttttttgttttttatacaatCGTCGCAATCTTTTGGCCTAAGTTTTAGAGACCAACGAAGGAACGCGCATCAAAAACTTTGAAAGATAGGTGTATTGGGTATTCCTTATGGCTTTGAAAGTTGTGCTTGGACTTGGATGCAATTACCAGACTATGGTTTCCGACTGAGGAAAGGGTAAGAAGTTAATGCATCGGGGCTTTCAAGTTAACGTCAGGATTCACATCTAGAAACCAGTAGATGTTGGTGTTCTTGTCTTTCAGAAACAGGTTGCGATTGGCACCACAGACGTCATCCACCTGGCTTGTGGCATAAAGCTCGCTAGGCTATGGTCTAAGCAATTTATACCACGAAAGTATCTCCCGTGTAGGTACATATAAACACTGGTTTCACTGCTGTGTTACAAATGTCTTGCAGGTCAGTATTTTGTGGTGGAGGATGACATACGGGAATTTACTCAGACGAAGGTGGACAAACGATTTCAGGGGATTTTGAACATGCTTCGACACTGCCAGCGCCTGCGGGAGTTGCGAGGAGGAGGCCTCACCCGCTACATGTTGTTATGAATGAACAAAACTCAGTTAGACATAATAAGCTttcggttttgtttttgtttttttaatttaattttttttgggcCAACTGAGTTCGTAACTGTGCATATTACTAGTTCATTTTAGTCACAGTGGTGCGAGGCTTTTTCTGACTGGATATTTGGAAGACTGCTTTTTGCATTGCGTACACTGTCAAACAGCGCATATACGTTTTTGATTTGTCagattagttttattatttgggTTGGTTAGATTAGGTCAGTGTTGTTATACTACAGTGCATTGTTCAAAGGACAAAGTGACAGTGTGTCCTTAACAGATCgtgatgaaatcagaaaaagcCTAATGCTTCTGTGAGTCCACTAAAATGAACACTTAAATGTACACATGTAACTGATTGACTGGAGATATGCTGTCATATACTGGTATCTGTAAAcaggtatgtatgtatttgtactgtaaataataaatagtaatacATTCAATAAACTTTTTCCGTTTTGTATTGCACTGTTAAAAATGCTGACTTTTGCTAACatctttaacaaaataaaatttttcaTGCTTGTTGAGTATTACCACATGATTACCACAGAATTTATCATCATCTTACAGTTCCTTGATGACAGCTCTTGACTTGCCATACAACTCCTAATGAGTCAATCAAGGTCTAATGACTTAAGGTAGTTGTTGAACTCTACAAGGACAAGGCTGCCCAAACTTTTTGTCCATACCACAATgactgtttttgcattttttaagtCGGTGAgttaaaaaataacagcacCTTAAGCTTTGATGAAAGGTTCATGTTTAACGTCTGTTCACTGCAGGGGCTagatttacttcttttcacttcaaaaacaacaaaatatgtcatttgcaCAGGGGTGGCCAAAATGGGGCGTTTTTGTCATAACGTTTCTTGTTACTTTCTTGTTGccaacatttactgtattagttacattgttgtttttttagtctTACTTATTTTTAGGGTATTAAACAGCTGTCAGATTGTTTTAAGGTTCTGTTTAGGTTATTTCTGCATGTATTTGAAGTGTACATAGTCATCGGCGCCTTTAATAGGCCACGCCAGTTGGTTTTAGAAGTCACATAAATAGAGATCACGTGTGTAGTCGAGGGTGTCAGTGGATTATAGTAGAAATACCACTTTTGGTGAGTCGGTGTTGtagcaaaatgaataaaaaggaaGACTCCAGGCAACTCCACCGAAGGTGCTTGACTTAAAAAGCACGAGTCAGGATGGATACCCGAAAATTTCCGAGACACTGAGCATCCCTCGGAGTTCAGTTAAAGTCATCGTTTAGATATGGAAAGACTATGGAAGAGCTGTACATCTGCCTCTGAGCAGGCTGTCCTCAAaaactgagtttgtgtgtgtaaagaggACACCTGTGACAACACTGACGGAGCTCAAGCCTCAGATGCTCCGACTGGAAAGACCgtgcaaacaaaacaacagttgGCCCGGTGCTTCATCGGTGGAGCAGTGGGAATGGAGACCATGATAATGGATGCTGTTACCACGGGGGAACACCAAGCACTGAACCCTGACACCCAACTCTGAAGATCACATTACAATCACATGCAACAGCATAAAGCAATATTCAGCCTTAAGACTCCTAAACTAGAACAGAATTCTACGGAAGCACGTtttattcaaacacaaaaaaaggaggaggcCTTATCTCGTAAATTTGACTTCTGGTGATTTATAATctcaaaattatgagaaaagCTCTTATAATTACGAGCCTGGGATGTTACCACAGAGCCA from the Xiphias gladius isolate SHS-SW01 ecotype Sanya breed wild chromosome 8, ASM1685928v1, whole genome shotgun sequence genome contains:
- the ska1 gene encoding spindle and kinetochore-associated protein 1 is translated as MSELEDISHHIHDRLSALQRVLDLSAAELPQNKIKKLGQELFALERLLEEFENCVGRQKEQLKHLKELEELFQKDEKDVHHMKDNIPAHMPRKKGSANGNEPVMTQNDAAGHQLAQPENVKKTSKSYVREMEFITTPEFESIPQYMKGRVSYEQLNAAVQSINTAAAAKYKILHQSLKTLNNHARKLHQRFKDQETKDTKGQYFVVEDDIREFTQTKVDKRFQGILNMLRHCQRLRELRGGGLTRYMLL